The following nucleotide sequence is from Amia ocellicauda isolate fAmiCal2 chromosome 14, fAmiCal2.hap1, whole genome shotgun sequence.
AAGGACACAGGAGCACAAGAGAGTGCTGAAGGAGAAATTGTGCAACAAGagcatgggaaaaaaaaaagcatgacattacattttGTGTATATCCAAATTctgggtgtgcagatctgcaaatGAATGCtaaaaacaacttatttttaattttctaaaGTTTGACATgccttaaaatacaattatataactctaaacaaaatactgttattgtacattgtaatgcagtctaacacTCACTCTGCTGAGCTCCATAACCTGTCTGATCTCCTCCACTTTCTTCAGTTTGTCCTGGATCTTCTGTTGCACTTCTGCTTCAGTGTCCCACAGCTGAGTCTGTGGACAGACAGGGGGGGTCAGGCACTCCAGTCACTGCAGATGGCAGAATTAGTCAAAAAAGCGAAAACACATTCTTATTAAAGGAGAAGGAAGATTGTTACATGAGCACAACAATATATAGTTTAGATTAACTCTCACAAATAGAAATAACAAGGTTCAAACCAGGTACTCTGCATCAAGCTCCAACAAAGTCCTAAAGTCAGTTGTCTCTGAGGGGTGGtaaagggggtgggggcaggACCTGCTGGAGTCTGGAGATCTTACTGGATTTAAAACTTGAGATTGAATTTCAGATTCACTTTACAGAAAGCTCACCTTCATCTCTGtgcactctctctctgcagggacAGTGTTGTGAGTCCTGTGGTCAGTCTCATTGCacagcacacaaacaaaagtctGGTCTTCTCTACAAAACAGCTCCAGAACTCTCTGGTGCTTCTTACACAGCCTGTCTTCAAGGTTGCTGACAGGCTCAATCAGTTTGTGTGTCTTCATTGTTCCCACTCTCTGATGGGGCTCCAGGTGAGTCTGGCAGTAAGAGGCCAGACACACcaggcaggatttcacagcCCTTAGCTTACTCCCAGTGCAGATATCACAGGGTACTTGTCCAGGTTGAGCATATTGCTCTTCAAAAAGACTGAGTCTGGTCTTGAACTGCTCACTGATCTCCTTTAAGGTTCTGTTAATGCAGAGATCTGGCCTCCTATAGAAAGTCTCCTTACACAGTGGGCACTGGCACACATCACTGCTGTCCCAGTACCCACCAATACACGCCATGCAGAAGTTGTGCCCACAAGgagtggagattgggctggTGAATATATCCAGACATATACACTGGATCTGCTCCTGAGACAAGAGACTGCTGGGGGAAGCCATTCCTGAGTACAGAGAAGCGACGAGAGAGACAATCAGAGGATGGGGAtcagcagtgtgtctgtacagcgcacacacacacacacacagctgatcTAAGGGCACAGAGGCCTCACACAGACTCAGCAGCAGTGTGTGTTCCATCTGCAGCTCTATAGAGGAGAGCCAGGCACCAGCACTGACAGCTGAACAGCTGGCGCTCTGGACTGAGAGTGGAGGGGCGAAACTGAAAACATACCGTTCATTACAGACCTACAGAGAGGCTACATGCACACCAGGCAAGATACAATACAGTGCTCACATATtggtaaatatttatatattattctacatatattacaaatatatttaaatattattactatGTATGGCCacaagtatgtggacacctgctcatcAAACATCTTATTGTATGCCATAGCGTTAAGATTTCCCTGCAGTGGAACTAAGGGGTTGAGCccaaataatgaaaaacagccccagaaaattattcctcctccacaaaactttacagttggcattATGCACAGAGACATCGCAACGGGGTAGGCAAACCAGGAAGCGTTTTGGAAGAAGGCCCTCCAAAGACGTCTGATTACGCTGgacaacaacaacgacaaccAGAGGGCGCAGCTTACAACAAGGCAAGCCAGGCAGCTGCCTGGGGCCCCAAAACTGAAGGGCCTACTAAGGCCCCACCCTCTGCTCTCAAGGGGAAAAACTCTGCCAGCAACTGTCATCAGAGAAAACTCCTCTAGCACCTTCCCCCCACCCCGCGCTCTAACCGGAGAAACCTCcgccagcacccccccccccccccagctctcAACGGAGATAACTCCATCAGCACCCCCCTGCCTTTGGACAGGTAGCATTCTCCTGGCATCAGCCAAGCCCAGATTCATCTGTCGGACTGCCAGATGTTGAagtgtgattcatcactccagagaatgCATATTCACTGCTCAGTCGAATGGCGACGtgctttacaccactccagctgTTGCTTGCCATTGCGCATGGTGATGTTAAGCTTGTGTGTGGCTGCttggccatggaaacccatttcattaAGCTCCCAAcgaacagttcttgtgctgacgTTGCTTCAAGGGGAAGTTTTGAAGTTTTGCGATTGTTGCAACCAAGGACAGACTATTTTTACACGCTACCTGCTTCAGCACTTGGAGGTCcagttctgtgagcttgtgtggcatTCCACTttgtggaaataaaataaactctgtAAGAGATCATTTCCACTGTCAGTTTTCCTAATGATATACTTAACACTAGTTAATAGAAAATatatgaagactctgtataggatgttgaagaaagtgttttgtgataattatataatgttttatattaatactagcattagaagtagtttgtatacagactgagcagattagatttagcaggacaagtaaagggtcaacaaggtcgatttgttagaaactcctgtcagtaatgaaagattacacagtgctgaaattaccctacagatgtctgctgtgaatttgtttatgacttaatcgtttctcaagataggtaggaatgtttctgttactgagcgattgacactaggtaaatgaccaccgtggggtcgcatcttcctagtgcacatcaaagacggacatctgctttttgtatccatcacctcttcacgggaggacagatcgtaaacggacccagacctgtatcttctgattggatgaacggccataagatgttacatcatttttcctataaagttgcactcatgtttgtaaacattaagtctcactgaaggaattatttctgatgtggggcttccgagccggcacgattaaagttctgtttgctttatctccgcgacttctccacttatttctgagacggttctacaatataaaacatacattttctttacaaacacaaaattgttgcatgttgtatattattatacaattaaacaccgatcagccataacattattaccacctgcctaatattgtatagGTTCCCCTTTTGCagacaaaacagccctgacccatcaa
It contains:
- the LOC136768039 gene encoding E3 ubiquitin-protein ligase TRIM47-like, with protein sequence MASPSSLLSQEQIQCICLDIFTSPISTPCGHNFCMACIGGYWDSSDVCQCPLCKETFYRRPDLCINRTLKEISEQFKTRLSLFEEQYAQPGQVPCDICTGSKLRAVKSCLVCLASYCQTHLEPHQRVGTMKTHKLIEPVSNLEDRLCKKHQRVLELFCREDQTFVCVLCNETDHRTHNTVPAERECTEMKVSFL